The window TTAAATCTTCTACTTTTTTCTTTTTGGCTTTATAGTTTTCAAAGAAATTAGGCTTCGAAGAAACTTCATCATAGTTTTCTGCTAATTGCAAATCAATCTTGCTAATTTCCTTTTCTAAATCGGCAATTTCAGTTTCAATTTTATTAAGTTTATTCTTTAACTTTTTTAATGCTTTTTCTTGATCTCTAGATAATTGATGTGCCTCTTTTTTAGCAGGTGTTTTTTCAACTTTTACAACGGTTCTTTTTTCTGCTTCGCGAAGATTTTCAATTTTATGTTGTTCTAAAAAATAATCTATATCACCTAAATATTCTTTAATCTCTTTGTCTTTAAAACCATAAACTGTTGTGGTTAATCCTTGTAAAAAATCTCTATCGTGAGAAACAACAATTAACGTTCCATTAAAATTATTTAATGCTTCTTTTAATACAGTTTTAGAGGCAATATCCAAGTGGTTTGTTGGCTCATCCATTATTAATACATTAAATGGCTGTAATAATAATTTACACAAGGCAAGTCTATTTCTTTCTCCTCCAGAAAGTACTTTTGCTTTTTTATCTACTGCATCTCCTCCAAATAAGAACGAACCTAACATGTCTCTAACACGCATTCTGTTTGTATCTGTAGCTGCATCTTCCATAATTTGCAACACCGTTTTTTCTGGTGGCAAATGTTCTGATTGATTCTGAGCAAAATATCCAACTTCTACATTATGACCTAGTTTTAAATGTCCTTCAAAAGGAATTTCTCCAACCATCATTTTTGCTAATGTAGATTTTCCTTGCCCGTTTTGACCAACAAAGGCAATTTTACTATTACGTTCAATTAATAAATCTACACCTTCTAAAACATGTTTATCTCCATAACTTTTACTAAGGTTTTCTGCTTCAACAATAATTTTACCAGGCTCTTTAGATATATTAAAACGAACATTCATGGCTTGATTATCATCTTGGTCAACTTCAATTAATTCAACTTTATCAAGTTGTTTCATTAAAGATTGTGCCATAGAAGCTTTACTTGCTTTAGCTTTAAATTTATTA of the Tenacibaculum todarodis genome contains:
- a CDS encoding ABC-F family ATP-binding cassette domain-containing protein, which produces MLNVHNLTVSFMGTDLFSGITFKLNKGDRIGLIGKNGAGKSTLLKVLSKDIESSGGSMAFDKDINMGFLRQDIDFVEGRTILEEAYQAFEEIKEIEAKLDEINEQLATRTDYESEEYSQLIVDLTEFTERYELLGGYNYQGDTEKILQGLGFQREDFDKLTDTFSGGWRMRIELAKLLLQNNDILLLDEPTNHLDIESIIWLENFLKSYSGAIVLVSHDKMFLDNVTNRTIEISLGQIYDYKKPYSQFLLLRAEIKEKQLQAQKNQEKEIKQKQHLINKFKAKASKASMAQSLMKQLDKVELIEVDQDDNQAMNVRFNISKEPGKIIVEAENLSKSYGDKHVLEGVDLLIERNSKIAFVGQNGQGKSTLAKMMVGEIPFEGHLKLGHNVEVGYFAQNQSEHLPPEKTVLQIMEDAATDTNRMRVRDMLGSFLFGGDAVDKKAKVLSGGERNRLALCKLLLQPFNVLIMDEPTNHLDIASKTVLKEALNNFNGTLIVVSHDRDFLQGLTTTVYGFKDKEIKEYLGDIDYFLEQHKIENLREAEKRTVVKVEKTPAKKEAHQLSRDQEKALKKLKNKLNKIETEIADLEKEISKIDLQLAENYDEVSSKPNFFENYKAKKKKVEDLMTAWETVEEQVTNF